From one Butyricimonas faecihominis genomic stretch:
- a CDS encoding DUF4843 domain-containing protein: MKRMNRYSLCWLVLLLVLFEGCEKDEPMGYIGRPGFYFNGNEFSYSFAENPWKTVDTVMLPVIITGKLENYARTLKAEVVKDSSTATENMYQLLEGTLGENQSEGFIPVVLNYVPSLDDITVTLKIQAVANDDFQELDLVFPSCRLNFTAKIMKPFNWSQLQYFFGTYSTRWWRFIMEKCERTSLPFWDDLWSPIPNPDPSKYNMSYYEMSNLQEMIRQELRNYNRNSLTGPLTHDDGDLAGQQVVMPAPY, translated from the coding sequence ATGAAAAGAATGAATAGATATAGTTTATGTTGGTTGGTTTTGCTCCTTGTCTTGTTTGAAGGATGCGAGAAAGACGAACCGATGGGATATATAGGGCGTCCCGGGTTTTATTTTAATGGTAATGAGTTTTCTTATTCCTTCGCGGAAAATCCTTGGAAAACTGTAGATACCGTGATGTTGCCCGTTATTATTACCGGCAAACTTGAAAATTATGCCCGGACTTTAAAAGCCGAGGTGGTTAAAGATTCTTCAACAGCTACGGAAAATATGTACCAGTTGCTGGAAGGAACTTTGGGAGAAAATCAGTCGGAAGGTTTTATTCCTGTCGTGTTGAATTATGTTCCTTCGTTGGATGATATAACCGTGACTCTAAAAATACAGGCCGTGGCGAATGACGATTTTCAGGAACTTGATCTTGTTTTTCCCTCTTGCCGGTTGAATTTCACGGCTAAGATTATGAAACCTTTTAACTGGTCTCAACTGCAATATTTTTTCGGTACTTATTCTACTCGTTGGTGGCGGTTTATCATGGAAAAGTGTGAACGTACTTCTTTGCCTTTTTGGGATGATTTATGGTCTCCGATTCCTAATCCTGATCCTAGCAAATATAATATGTCTTATTACGAGATGTCCAATTTGCAGGAGATGATTCGGCAGGAGTTGAGAAATTACAATAGGAATTCTTTGACCGGACCGTTGACACATGATGACGGGGATTTGGCTGGGCAACAAGTCGTGATGCCAGCTCCTTATTAA
- a CDS encoding RagB/SusD family nutrient uptake outer membrane protein gives MNKKINTCRLIIGFCLLSFGLSSCSEWLDVKPKSEIKEDELFKTEQGFKDAMTGVYVLMTEAQLYGREMTFGLVEAIGQQYEMDQATNDYYDATQFRYEVEKVTAKVDGIWSSAYKVVANINNILENLETNGGCVTPPVYAQLKAECLGLRAFIHFDLLRLFGWGNLKERPDMLNRLCIPYAFQYTKEIVPQVTVGTALEYMEKDLTEAEKLISHDVATSRFTFNYYALLATRMRIAMWKGDYSVARKYAENLLNYETDFAWVSRNALETSYPENRDLTFSSEYLFGLSIEQYKDITDSNLEFKLVENQDNPQMFFHTAEIAAQLFEVEENIGSGDYRYKWLYAQGGDRFAFLKLKQYEKSIYGNRVPLMKKAEIYYTLAECLNESGNESERQAGVGYLNTVRSKRNIPQALDVNISKDELREEIQKEWRKEMLLEGQMFYYYKRRGISSIPRCNITMTDQTYVLPLPQAELEFGGRENNK, from the coding sequence ATGAATAAAAAGATAAATACTTGTCGTTTGATAATCGGTTTTTGCCTTTTATCGTTCGGTCTGTCATCTTGTTCCGAGTGGCTGGATGTAAAACCCAAATCCGAGATTAAAGAAGATGAGTTATTCAAGACGGAACAAGGATTTAAAGATGCCATGACAGGGGTATATGTACTCATGACGGAGGCTCAATTGTATGGTCGGGAAATGACTTTTGGGTTGGTGGAAGCAATTGGACAGCAGTATGAAATGGATCAGGCAACGAATGATTATTATGATGCAACTCAGTTCCGGTATGAGGTGGAAAAGGTAACGGCTAAGGTTGATGGAATATGGAGTTCTGCCTATAAAGTTGTGGCGAATATTAATAATATTCTTGAAAATTTGGAAACGAACGGAGGGTGCGTGACGCCTCCGGTGTATGCGCAATTGAAGGCAGAATGTCTGGGATTGAGAGCTTTTATTCATTTTGACTTGTTGAGGTTATTCGGATGGGGAAATTTGAAAGAACGTCCGGATATGTTGAACCGGCTTTGCATTCCTTATGCTTTCCAATATACGAAAGAGATCGTTCCTCAAGTGACTGTTGGAACGGCATTGGAATATATGGAAAAAGATTTGACGGAGGCGGAGAAATTGATTTCTCATGATGTTGCAACATCTCGTTTTACCTTTAATTATTATGCTCTGTTGGCAACTAGGATGCGTATTGCCATGTGGAAAGGTGATTATTCTGTTGCCCGAAAATATGCGGAAAATTTATTGAATTATGAAACAGATTTTGCTTGGGTAAGCAGAAATGCATTGGAAACGAGTTATCCGGAGAATCGGGATTTGACTTTTTCAAGTGAATATCTTTTTGGATTAAGTATCGAGCAGTATAAAGATATTACGGATTCGAATTTGGAATTTAAATTAGTTGAAAATCAGGATAATCCGCAAATGTTTTTTCATACAGCCGAAATTGCGGCTCAACTTTTTGAAGTAGAGGAAAATATAGGCTCCGGTGATTATCGTTATAAATGGTTATATGCACAAGGAGGAGATCGGTTTGCTTTTTTAAAACTCAAGCAGTATGAAAAGAGTATTTATGGTAACCGGGTCCCGTTGATGAAGAAAGCTGAAATTTACTATACGTTGGCCGAATGTTTGAATGAGTCCGGAAATGAGTCCGAACGGCAGGCGGGAGTCGGTTACTTGAATACGGTGAGAAGTAAACGGAATATACCCCAAGCTTTAGATGTTAATATATCAAAGGATGAATTGCGGGAGGAAATTCAGAAAGAATGGCGGAAAGAGATGTTGTTGGAGGGACAAATGTTCTATTATTATAAACGTAGAGGAATTTCCAGTATCCCGCGTTGCAACATTACGATGACCGATCAGACGTATGTTTTACCTTTACCTCAGGCAGAATTGGAATTTGGAGGCCGAGAAAACAATAAATAG
- a CDS encoding SusC/RagA family TonB-linked outer membrane protein — translation MKKNHGFPYKWGIKMRYVLLVLQVALFLPQWGHASNNVLLPGPKISFSMKDALMKDVIWELEKRSGFVFAYNANDLLKAGKVNVEVKDKDVYEALDICLKGTGLTYVVQQDVIVIKRADAPVQEVKKVTITGRVVDKDSLPLPGVTILLKHTTMGVVTDQNGRYSITIPDVQEPVLIFTFVGMKSREVKYTGNNVINIVLEDDVTEVEEVVVTGMFTRKASSFTGSATTIKGDELLKVGNQNVFQSLKALEPGLMIFESIDFGSDPNKVPEMQLRGTSVIAMDVEGASDLRGNFENNPNMPLFILDGFEAAAVKIFDLDINRIESITILKDAAAKAIYGSKAANGVVVVETKRSVSKNLRVTYMGNVNVEAPDLSSYDLCNAREKLEAERIYGMYTPSRTDEIDGVLRLERLYMERLAKVEAGVNTDWMAKPLRNGVGHKHSLMIELGDKNIQLVANLSYNSIAGVMKGSDRENVAGSVFASYRNNRFRFRNELSVNINRSSDSPYGEFSEYTRLNPYWTPVDQYGQITRNAGDEEAYYPNPLYNATLNTSLKDKYTDITDNFEGEYDVFEGLKVRARIGFTRKFTRADHFYPANHLKFNTVQELRKRGSYQINTGEGQTMDYDFSLNYSRQLGDKHYVFGFLSYSLSENTFEEDIFKAEGFPSDKMNSIFFARQYTENSKPTGSESTSRSVGVNAVFNYSFDDRLLMDVTYRTNASSQFGANQRWGNFWSFGGGWNIHNEKWMRELGWFSRLKLRASLGSTGSQGSNAYQSLATYNYSDKYYEDALGAYLLGMKNDDLKWQKKMDYNLGVDMTVKNCFNLVFDYYQSITENLLVALTLPPSSGFTTVQENIGKVKNAGVEVNMSYTVFSHAKDRSYLTLALRGAHNKNKVLKISDSMKAYNERMDKEMLEGGKPVIKYYDGVSMNAIWAVPSLGIDPATGREIYRKKDGRSTFTYDVNDMVICGDNLPKLNGSFSINLGYKGLGFNMTCIYELGAKMFNQTLIDRVENVDMHYNVDRRVLEGRWQNPGDVVRFRSLKSYWDPETQTYPRDVQTKATSRFVQKKNELNISSINISYDFYRYAFVKQIGLERLSLAFYMNDVAKLSTIKTERGLAYPFARNYNFSLQMTF, via the coding sequence ATGAAAAAAAATCATGGATTCCCCTATAAATGGGGAATAAAAATGAGGTATGTGTTGCTTGTATTACAAGTGGCCCTATTTCTTCCCCAATGGGGACACGCGAGCAATAATGTTTTATTGCCGGGACCTAAGATTAGCTTTTCGATGAAAGATGCTTTGATGAAAGATGTCATCTGGGAACTTGAAAAACGATCCGGGTTTGTATTCGCTTACAACGCGAATGATTTGTTGAAGGCGGGAAAAGTGAACGTGGAGGTGAAGGACAAGGATGTCTATGAGGCGTTGGATATTTGCTTGAAAGGAACGGGCTTGACGTATGTCGTGCAACAAGATGTTATCGTGATCAAGCGGGCAGATGCTCCGGTGCAGGAAGTGAAAAAGGTCACGATTACGGGACGGGTTGTAGATAAGGATAGTCTGCCGTTGCCGGGGGTAACGATTTTATTAAAACACACGACAATGGGTGTGGTTACCGACCAGAACGGACGTTATAGCATCACGATCCCGGATGTACAGGAGCCCGTGTTGATTTTTACTTTCGTGGGAATGAAATCCCGGGAGGTGAAGTATACGGGAAATAACGTGATTAATATCGTGTTGGAAGATGATGTGACGGAGGTGGAAGAGGTCGTGGTAACAGGAATGTTTACCCGCAAGGCCAGTAGTTTCACGGGATCGGCAACGACGATTAAGGGGGATGAATTGTTGAAGGTGGGGAATCAGAATGTATTCCAGAGTTTGAAAGCCTTGGAGCCGGGATTGATGATTTTTGAAAGTATAGACTTCGGTTCCGATCCCAATAAAGTACCGGAGATGCAATTGCGGGGAACTTCAGTGATTGCGATGGATGTGGAAGGAGCTTCGGACCTTCGGGGAAATTTTGAGAATAATCCCAATATGCCTTTGTTTATTTTAGACGGTTTTGAAGCAGCGGCAGTAAAGATTTTTGATTTGGATATTAACCGGATCGAGTCCATCACCATATTGAAAGATGCTGCCGCAAAAGCTATTTATGGATCTAAAGCGGCCAATGGCGTGGTGGTTGTCGAAACAAAAAGATCGGTTTCAAAGAACTTGAGAGTGACTTATATGGGGAATGTAAATGTCGAGGCACCTGATTTGTCTTCTTATGATTTGTGTAATGCTCGTGAAAAGTTAGAAGCCGAACGCATATATGGGATGTATACTCCTAGTAGGACGGATGAAATTGATGGGGTGCTTCGTCTGGAACGTTTGTATATGGAGCGTTTGGCTAAAGTGGAGGCGGGTGTCAATACGGATTGGATGGCTAAACCTTTGAGAAATGGTGTTGGGCATAAACATTCTTTGATGATAGAATTGGGGGATAAAAATATCCAGTTGGTGGCTAATCTTTCATATAACAGCATTGCGGGAGTTATGAAAGGTTCGGATCGGGAAAATGTAGCAGGTTCCGTTTTTGCTTCATACCGAAATAACCGATTCCGTTTCCGGAATGAATTGTCTGTTAATATAAATCGTAGTAGTGATTCTCCTTACGGTGAATTCAGTGAATATACAAGACTGAATCCATACTGGACTCCGGTGGATCAATACGGCCAAATTACAAGAAATGCCGGAGACGAGGAGGCATATTATCCTAATCCTTTGTACAATGCGACACTGAATACAAGTCTGAAAGATAAATATACGGATATCACCGATAATTTCGAGGGTGAATACGATGTTTTTGAAGGCTTGAAAGTAAGGGCAAGGATTGGTTTTACTCGGAAATTTACCCGTGCGGATCATTTCTATCCGGCAAATCATTTGAAGTTCAACACCGTGCAAGAACTTCGGAAGAGGGGCTCCTATCAAATTAATACAGGAGAGGGGCAGACCATGGATTACGATTTCAGTTTGAACTACTCCCGTCAATTGGGCGACAAACATTATGTGTTTGGTTTCTTGAGCTATAGTCTGAGCGAAAATACTTTTGAGGAAGATATTTTCAAGGCTGAAGGTTTTCCCAGTGATAAGATGAACAGTATATTTTTTGCACGTCAGTACACGGAAAATTCTAAACCAACGGGTTCTGAATCTACAAGTCGTTCCGTTGGGGTAAATGCGGTATTCAACTATTCTTTTGATGATCGGCTTTTAATGGATGTGACGTATCGGACGAATGCTTCCAGTCAATTTGGAGCAAACCAGAGATGGGGAAATTTCTGGAGTTTCGGTGGTGGATGGAATATTCACAATGAGAAATGGATGAGAGAGCTGGGATGGTTTTCGCGTTTGAAACTCCGTGCTTCTCTTGGTAGTACCGGTTCTCAAGGGTCTAATGCTTACCAGTCACTTGCTACTTACAATTATAGCGATAAATATTATGAAGATGCTTTGGGTGCTTATTTATTGGGCATGAAGAATGATGATTTGAAGTGGCAGAAAAAAATGGATTATAACTTGGGGGTGGATATGACAGTGAAGAATTGTTTTAATCTGGTTTTCGATTATTATCAGAGTATTACGGAAAATCTTTTGGTCGCTTTAACTTTACCACCTTCTTCTGGTTTCACGACCGTGCAGGAAAATATAGGGAAAGTAAAAAATGCCGGAGTGGAAGTGAATATGAGTTATACCGTATTTTCACACGCGAAAGATCGGTCTTATCTGACATTAGCCTTGCGAGGTGCTCATAATAAGAATAAAGTACTCAAGATATCCGATTCTATGAAGGCTTATAACGAGCGGATGGATAAGGAGATGTTGGAAGGTGGAAAGCCTGTTATCAAATATTATGACGGGGTATCTATGAATGCAATCTGGGCTGTGCCTTCTCTAGGGATTGATCCTGCCACCGGAAGGGAAATTTATCGAAAGAAAGATGGAAGATCGACTTTTACCTACGATGTCAATGACATGGTTATCTGTGGGGATAATCTCCCCAAACTGAATGGAAGTTTTAGTATTAATTTGGGGTATAAAGGACTGGGGTTTAATATGACCTGCATATATGAATTAGGAGCTAAAATGTTCAATCAAACGCTGATAGATCGGGTTGAAAATGTAGATATGCATTATAATGTAGATCGGCGAGTGTTGGAAGGACGTTGGCAGAATCCGGGAGATGTGGTGCGTTTTCGTTCTCTGAAATCTTATTGGGATCCTGAAACCCAAACTTATCCCAGAGATGTACAGACGAAGGCTACTTCACGTTTTGTGCAGAAAAAGAATGAATTGAATATTTCTTCTATCAACATTTCCTATGATTTTTATCGTTATGCTTTTGTGAAACAGATCGGGTTGGAACGGTTAAGTCTTGCTTTTTACATGAATGACGTGGCAAAGTTGTCGACGATAAAGACGGAAAGGGGATTGGCTTATCCCTTTGCTCGAAATTATAATTTTTCATTACAAATGACATTTTAA
- a CDS encoding FecR family protein produces MDKAKFDVAILVGKYLANNLTDEEQKYLSDWLSSSEKNRAWFERVTSESYQIEKGKATRSINVEEGWKALELKRESRLGGRRRRIYWMRYVAMFVLPLAIAVLLHQVYYSRKDKVEMVQTITSGTSKAILILADGLPVVLEQQQEKTLKESDGTKINVLKEHISYESDVDDKQEKSVYHELVIPRGGEFSLTLSDGTEVYMNADSKLRFPTKFGKGERVVELEGEAYFQVVHNEDAPFIVKTSRMAIKVLGTEFNVSAYAEDSIIRTTLVRGSVKISSEVSGESVVLHPGEQSALNRGDHSMLVSEVDVSYAMAWKEGRLRFKEKPLKEVMKIISRWYDVDVVYEDEEVKDYPFGCNFSRHATIEPLLKVFEATGTIETSIHGRKIWIRKRK; encoded by the coding sequence ATGGATAAAGCGAAGTTTGATGTTGCGATTTTGGTGGGGAAGTATCTTGCCAACAATTTGACGGATGAAGAACAAAAGTATCTGTCCGATTGGCTTTCTTCGTCAGAAAAGAATCGTGCATGGTTTGAACGGGTAACATCGGAGTCTTATCAGATTGAAAAAGGGAAAGCAACTCGTTCCATTAACGTGGAGGAGGGGTGGAAAGCTTTGGAACTTAAACGGGAATCCCGGCTGGGGGGACGTCGCCGTCGGATCTATTGGATGCGTTACGTGGCGATGTTTGTCTTACCTCTGGCTATTGCCGTTTTATTACACCAAGTGTATTATTCCCGTAAAGATAAGGTGGAAATGGTACAGACAATTACTTCGGGAACGAGTAAGGCAATTCTTATATTGGCAGACGGTTTACCCGTGGTGCTGGAACAACAACAGGAAAAAACGCTGAAGGAATCGGATGGAACCAAGATTAACGTTCTGAAAGAACATATCAGTTACGAGAGTGATGTTGATGATAAGCAAGAGAAGTCGGTATACCATGAGCTGGTTATTCCTCGCGGGGGAGAGTTTTCTTTGACTTTGTCTGACGGGACGGAGGTCTACATGAATGCAGATTCAAAATTGCGTTTCCCGACAAAGTTCGGGAAGGGGGAACGGGTGGTAGAGTTGGAAGGGGAGGCCTATTTTCAGGTTGTTCATAACGAGGATGCTCCTTTTATCGTGAAGACTTCCCGGATGGCGATAAAAGTTTTGGGAACGGAGTTTAATGTTTCCGCTTATGCGGAGGATTCTATTATACGCACGACGTTGGTTCGGGGTTCCGTGAAGATTTCTTCGGAAGTCAGCGGGGAAAGCGTGGTTCTTCATCCCGGGGAACAGTCGGCTCTCAACCGGGGAGATCATTCCATGCTGGTGAGCGAGGTGGATGTGTCGTATGCGATGGCTTGGAAAGAAGGGCGTTTACGTTTTAAGGAGAAACCTTTGAAAGAGGTGATGAAAATTATATCCCGTTGGTATGATGTTGACGTGGTGTACGAGGACGAGGAGGTGAAAGATTATCCTTTCGGGTGTAATTTTAGTCGCCATGCAACGATAGAACCTTTATTGAAAGTATTCGAGGCGACGGGTACAATTGAAACGAGTATTCACGGTAGAAAAATATGGATTAGAAAGAGAAAATAA
- a CDS encoding RNA polymerase sigma factor, translating to MRVIKKDIDIFIDQLQKGDEGAFRVLFDEFYTALCLFAERFLGEREAAADVVQEAFLKYWDRHMDFDNYYKIKSFLYVVVRHDCLNLLRNKREDLPVTEDIAMDSDEFFHNQVMEEEAYRVFYRAIEHLPPQMRNVINYALEGLKNADIAQKMGVSENAVHAYKKEAYKRLKESMKDYYYLLDIFFLYLFL from the coding sequence ATGAGAGTGATAAAGAAGGATATAGATATATTCATAGACCAACTACAGAAGGGTGATGAAGGTGCTTTTCGAGTATTATTCGATGAGTTCTATACGGCTTTGTGTCTGTTTGCAGAACGTTTCCTTGGAGAGCGGGAAGCGGCGGCGGACGTGGTTCAGGAGGCTTTTTTGAAATATTGGGACAGGCACATGGATTTTGATAATTACTATAAGATAAAATCTTTTCTTTACGTGGTGGTTCGCCATGATTGTTTGAATTTACTTCGGAATAAGCGTGAGGATTTGCCGGTGACAGAGGATATTGCCATGGACTCGGATGAATTTTTTCATAATCAAGTCATGGAAGAAGAGGCATATCGTGTATTTTACCGGGCGATTGAGCATTTGCCGCCACAGATGCGGAACGTGATCAATTACGCCTTGGAAGGATTGAAGAATGCAGATATTGCTCAAAAAATGGGAGTGTCCGAGAATGCTGTGCATGCCTATAAGAAAGAGGCGTACAAGAGATTGAAAGAGAGTATGAAAGATTATTATTACTTGTTGGATATATTTTTCTTATATCTGTTTCTTTGA
- a CDS encoding TlpA family protein disulfide reductase, whose amino-acid sequence MKVINIILASIIICLGVGSTCFAQEVNDKALLERVDKVYRLIPRDLNTDELLQKINEVEKYVGLVIDSIENKEAKEKARLIQAKGLLWSLGSYVFETGDKGLKDELSKRIKGVDLDSPSLELLDDIDVANLLNGYFRLFMPDLSELDRATYVLYNIKSEKIRNPYVLTALVSTLKQNGYTDAIQGVIEDIELCSKTESTIQKAHELKAQYYPVRVGEVAPDFEMEDEFGKMVKLSDFRGKMVFIDVWATWCGGCVEGLPYFMALGDQYKDQKDLVLLTISDDGIEAKSRWLKFLKEKKYSGKIPHLIINKEKDNFTKDYCITGIPRYILIDKEGKIVNAWHVAAKHELFPWFFKIELDNMNRE is encoded by the coding sequence ATGAAAGTTATAAATATAATTTTAGCTAGCATTATCATTTGCTTGGGGGTAGGATCTACTTGTTTCGCACAAGAAGTAAATGATAAGGCTTTACTGGAACGAGTAGATAAGGTATACCGTTTAATCCCGAGAGACTTGAATACGGATGAATTACTTCAAAAAATAAATGAGGTAGAAAAGTACGTTGGACTGGTTATAGATTCTATTGAAAATAAAGAGGCGAAAGAAAAGGCTCGATTGATTCAAGCTAAAGGGTTGTTATGGAGTTTAGGAAGTTACGTGTTTGAAACTGGAGATAAAGGATTGAAAGATGAGTTGTCAAAAAGAATTAAGGGGGTGGATCTGGATTCTCCAAGTCTGGAATTGCTTGATGATATCGACGTGGCTAATTTGTTAAATGGTTATTTCCGATTATTTATGCCAGATTTATCAGAGTTAGATAGAGCTACTTATGTTTTGTATAATATAAAAAGCGAAAAAATTCGTAATCCTTATGTGCTGACAGCATTAGTGTCAACATTAAAACAAAATGGATACACGGATGCGATTCAAGGAGTGATAGAAGATATTGAGCTTTGTTCCAAAACTGAGTCAACAATTCAAAAGGCGCATGAATTAAAAGCACAATATTATCCGGTACGAGTGGGGGAGGTGGCTCCCGATTTCGAGATGGAAGATGAATTTGGTAAGATGGTGAAACTTTCCGATTTCAGGGGAAAAATGGTGTTTATTGATGTTTGGGCTACTTGGTGTGGTGGATGTGTTGAGGGGTTGCCTTATTTCATGGCTTTGGGGGATCAATATAAGGATCAGAAGGATTTGGTGTTATTGACCATATCTGATGATGGAATAGAGGCTAAATCTCGTTGGTTAAAATTCTTAAAAGAGAAAAAATATTCCGGTAAGATTCCTCATTTGATCATCAATAAAGAGAAAGATAATTTCACGAAAGATTATTGTATTACGGGAATTCCCCGATATATTTTGATTGATAAGGAAGGGAAGATTGTGAATGCTTGGCACGTGGCAGCCAAACATGAATTATTCCCTTGGTTTTTCAAGATAGAGTTGGATAATATGAATCGAGAGTAA
- a CDS encoding TlpA disulfide reductase family protein produces MRLFIAFLVICCVGCSQSSRYQFSLKGNIEGVKYGTVFLMTPGDSSIVLYKTDLEGGKFELKGELDEPRQVILKVNRRQTYFFMDGTNMEIYCPYSALSDKHIKGSPANNLAAEYDKLAQEGYYKEFNQLMNEYKELLDVGDQKAADEKMTQALKMDDKRFELTRNFVKQHPDNMYSAYISGIVKEESYEKGKELYDLLTPKIQASFYGRLLKQQTEALAVSALGVPCPDFTATDESGNKVSMASQKGGIMVLDFWASWCGPCRQEMKNLREQYAEFKDQGVRFMSISLDDSVEKWKKACEEEQIPWISVRDDNGWSKSEIRKLFGIQAIPFIVLLDKDGNIVAKNIRRNSLREKILELLQK; encoded by the coding sequence ATGAGATTATTTATTGCTTTTTTAGTAATTTGTTGCGTGGGTTGTTCTCAATCATCACGTTATCAATTTAGTCTGAAAGGAAACATCGAGGGAGTGAAATATGGTACCGTTTTCTTGATGACTCCGGGAGATAGTTCAATAGTTTTATATAAGACTGATTTGGAGGGGGGAAAATTTGAGTTGAAGGGAGAATTGGATGAACCTAGACAAGTTATATTGAAAGTGAACCGACGTCAGACTTATTTCTTTATGGATGGTACGAATATGGAAATTTATTGCCCTTATTCGGCGTTAAGTGATAAGCATATAAAAGGGTCCCCGGCAAATAATTTAGCTGCAGAATATGACAAACTTGCCCAAGAGGGATATTACAAAGAATTTAATCAATTGATGAATGAGTATAAAGAGTTGCTGGATGTGGGTGATCAAAAAGCAGCAGATGAAAAAATGACTCAAGCACTAAAAATGGATGATAAACGTTTTGAATTGACCCGTAATTTTGTTAAACAACATCCGGATAACATGTATTCTGCCTATATTTCGGGAATTGTGAAAGAAGAAAGTTACGAGAAGGGAAAGGAGTTGTATGACTTGCTTACTCCCAAAATTCAAGCTTCATTCTATGGGCGTTTGTTGAAACAACAGACAGAGGCGTTGGCTGTTTCTGCATTAGGTGTTCCTTGTCCGGATTTCACGGCAACGGATGAGTCTGGTAATAAAGTTTCAATGGCTTCTCAGAAAGGTGGAATCATGGTTCTTGATTTTTGGGCTTCTTGGTGTGGTCCTTGTCGGCAAGAGATGAAAAATTTGCGGGAGCAATATGCTGAATTTAAAGATCAGGGAGTTCGCTTTATGAGTATCTCATTGGATGATTCTGTAGAAAAATGGAAAAAGGCTTGTGAAGAGGAGCAAATCCCATGGATCAGTGTTCGGGATGATAACGGTTGGTCTAAATCCGAAATTCGTAAGTTATTTGGTATTCAGGCGATACCATTTATCGTGTTACTGGATAAAGATGGTAATATTGTTGCCAAAAATATCCGTAGAAACAGTTTACGAGAGAAAATTTTGGAGTTGCTACAAAAATAA
- a CDS encoding TlpA family protein disulfide reductase: MKIAGIIFLLFVSLSGMAQQAESSKEYVIKAWNEFQLPEKGAIKAILARRDQITRYLKVNNAAVEAEQENGAQAIRRAADLYDEGKDAQLKSSEIKKLLKGVDLSTKEFVNCTSLEYVIEDYFGLKAVAEGAPVNQAWGSMWFNTTVETIGNKYDYQRYRQILELNNPELSLAYLSCLRSVFRYNGYTKGLDEIRPLFDKNMPEGALKDEINGLYKSYEHLKQGNVAPAFTLKDFRGKEHSLSDYKGKVLVIDVWATWCGGCIAKLPKYMEMAGKYKDRDDIVFITISIDDKGAYNSWKYALPRLKLMGMTNLLASKGECTFQKDYNITGIPRYFLIDKEGKIVSVYAPTPGKDFEALIDMTLQK; the protein is encoded by the coding sequence ATGAAAATAGCAGGAATTATATTTTTGTTGTTCGTGTCTTTGAGTGGAATGGCACAACAGGCCGAATCATCAAAAGAGTACGTGATAAAAGCGTGGAATGAGTTCCAACTTCCGGAAAAAGGAGCGATCAAAGCAATCTTAGCTCGGCGGGATCAGATTACACGTTACCTAAAAGTAAATAATGCAGCTGTAGAGGCTGAACAGGAGAATGGTGCGCAGGCAATTCGCCGGGCTGCAGATCTGTATGATGAAGGAAAAGATGCTCAATTAAAATCTTCCGAGATTAAAAAACTATTGAAAGGAGTGGATTTATCGACGAAAGAGTTTGTGAATTGTACTAGTTTGGAATATGTGATTGAGGACTATTTCGGACTGAAGGCTGTTGCCGAAGGTGCTCCCGTGAATCAAGCTTGGGGAAGTATGTGGTTTAATACTACAGTGGAAACGATTGGTAATAAATATGATTATCAGAGATACCGTCAGATTCTTGAATTGAATAATCCGGAGTTGTCGTTAGCTTATTTGTCATGCCTGAGATCAGTTTTCCGTTATAACGGATACACGAAAGGTTTGGATGAGATTCGTCCGTTATTTGATAAAAATATGCCGGAAGGAGCATTAAAGGATGAGATTAATGGATTGTACAAGAGTTACGAACACTTGAAGCAAGGAAATGTAGCTCCGGCATTTACATTGAAAGATTTTAGGGGTAAAGAACATTCTTTATCAGATTACAAGGGTAAAGTTTTAGTGATTGATGTGTGGGCAACCTGGTGTGGAGGATGTATTGCTAAACTACCCAAGTATATGGAAATGGCTGGAAAATATAAGGATCGTGATGATATTGTCTTTATTACCATTTCAATAGATGATAAAGGGGCTTATAATAGCTGGAAATATGCATTGCCTCGTTTGAAACTGATGGGTATGACAAATTTGTTGGCTTCCAAAGGAGAGTGTACCTTTCAGAAAGACTATAATATTACAGGGATACCTCGTTATTTCTTGATTGATAAAGAAGGAAAAATTGTTTCCGTCTATGCTCCGACTCCCGGTAAGGATTTTGAGGCGTTGATTGATATGACCTTGCAAAAATAA